A genomic stretch from Hemibagrus wyckioides isolate EC202008001 linkage group LG18, SWU_Hwy_1.0, whole genome shotgun sequence includes:
- the LOC131369097 gene encoding proteinase-activated receptor 2-like — protein sequence MSAVGIAHLLVFFACISSTAVHCKKQRGFVGHQDSDTDSVKVDQVAANILKSGLTTVFLPLIYIFVFAVGLPSNAMAIWVFVFRSKKIHPAAIYMANLALADLLFVIWVPLKIAYHFNGNNWIFGEEMCKVLVGFFYGNMYSSILFIACLSVQRYWVVAHPLTQQRTDNRLAIAVSVSIWAFIWISTTPLFLYQQTAKISGLNITTCHDVNIITQENFNSGNAFQDVQKPYYYFMVMAGLAFFIPCVVIITAYALMMRKLGHSTMEGSSANKTRRRAVVLIITVLVAFLVCFIPSNVMLVVHYVLLRNGIINNGYGFYITSLCLASLNSCLDPFLYYFVSEEFRAHVKNTLLCRSSRTVERMRVSFSSMKYSKKSSTYTSSTGHTDSSMI from the exons ATGTCTGCAGTTGGAATAGCACATCTACTGGTGTTCTTTGCCTGTATTTCGTCGACAG cGGTCCATTGTAAAAAACAACGAGGTTTTGTTGGGCATCAGGATTCGGACACCGATTCGGTCAAAGTTGACCAGGTTGCAGCTAACATATTAAAGAGTGGCCTGACCACAGTATTCCTTCCTCTCATCTACATCTTTGTGTTCGCTGTGGGTTTGCCCAGCAATGCCATGGCAATTTGGGTCTTTGTATTCAGATCAAAGAAGATCCACCCGGCGGCTATTTACATGGCCAATCTTGCCTTGGCCGACTTGCTGTTTGTCATCTGGGTCCCATTAAAGATTGCTTACCATTTCAATGGAAACAACTGGATTTTCGGAGAGGAGATGTGTAAAGTTCTGGTTGGCTTCTTTTACGGAAACATGTACAGTTCTATCCTGTTCATTGCTTGTTTGAGTGTGCAGCGATACTGGGTGGTGGCTCATCCGCTCACGCAGCAGAGAACGGACAATAGACTGGCTATTGCAGTATCAGTAAGCATCTGGGCTTTTATATGGATCAGTACCACACCGCTCTTCCTGTACCAGCAGACAGCCAAAATCTCTGGGCTTAACATAACCACTTGCCACGATGTCAACATTATCACACAGGAAAACTTTAATAGTGGGAACGCCTTTCAGGATGTGCAGAAGCCATACTATTACTTCATGGTGATGGCTGGGTTGGCGTTCTTCATACCATGTGTGGTTATCATCACAGCATACGCCCTGATGATGCGCAAACTGGGACACTCCACTATGGAAGGAAGCAGCGCTAACAAGACCCGTCGACGGGCCGTGGTTCTCATCATTACGGTTCTCGTTGCGTTCCTGGTCTGTTTTATTCCGAGCAACGTCATGCTGGTGGTGCATTATGTTCTGCTGAGAAATGGAATTATTAACAATGGATATGGCTTCTACATCACCTCCTTGTGCTTGGCCAGCCTCAACAGCTGCCTGGATCCCTTCCTGTACTATTTTGTGTCGGAAGAGTTCCGGGCACATGTGAAGAATACGCTGCTGTGCCGAAGCAGCCGGACTGTGGAGAGGATGAGGGTCTCCTTCAGTTCCATGAAGTATTCTAAGAAGTCTAGCACTTACACGTCTAGCACGGGCCATACAGATAGCAGTATGATCtaa
- the LOC131369337 gene encoding ubiquitin-conjugating enzyme E2 B translates to MSTPARRRLMRDFKRLQEDPPTGVSGAPSENNIMLWNAVIFGPVGTPFEDGTFKLVIEFSEEYPNKPPTVRFISKMFHPNVYADGSICLDILQNRWSPTYDVSSILTSIQSLLDEPNPNSPANSQAAQLYQENKREYEKRVSAIVEQSWADS, encoded by the exons ATGTCTACCCCGGCAAGGAGGCGTTTAATGAGGGACTTCAAAAG ACTTCAAGAAGACCCACCAACTGGTGTGAGTGGTGCTCCCTCCGAAAACAATATCATGCTGTGGAATGCCGTTATTTTTGG ACCTGTAGGAACACCTTTTGAGGATG GAACTTTTAAACTTGTGATAGAATTTTCAGAAGAATATCCGAATAAACCTCCTACAGTTCGATTTATCTCCAAAATGTTCCACCCAAATG TTTATGCAGATGGCAGTATATGTTTAGACATTCTTCAGAATCGCTGGAGTCCTACATATGACGTATCCTCTATTCTGACATCTATCCAG TCCTTGCTGGATGAGCCTAACCCTAACAGCCCAGCCAACAGTCAGGCGGCACAACTCTATCAAGAGAACAAGCGAGAGTATGAGAAGAGAGTTTCTGCCATTGTGGAGCAAAGCTGGGCTGACTCGTAA